The proteins below are encoded in one region of Fimbriimonadia bacterium:
- the dapF gene encoding diaminopimelate epimerase, protein MKFHRVSSVQNRFLLVDLRETVEHDWSALALDVCWGEDRTRAECDGLLVFEPGEPLRLRMFNPDGTEDFCGNGLICAGAYAWLTGAVHRQEFAIRHGESDVPIALKVDAGEPLAVTISLPEPSRLASSIPISLPDPLPAEVLLPDFPHPIRPVSTGTAHSVIIIDSLPENTEFEMLSRQLENHPVFPERTSVEWVQVLAPGSVRVRIWERGVGETLGCGTGSAAVAAVTYGLLHQGDLCVVSKGGMLAVRWLGSGPVFVTGQPQIEAM, encoded by the coding sequence ATGAAGTTTCACCGCGTGTCCTCCGTGCAGAACCGATTCCTGCTCGTGGACTTACGAGAGACCGTTGAGCACGACTGGTCGGCGCTGGCTCTCGACGTTTGCTGGGGCGAAGACCGCACTCGGGCCGAGTGTGACGGGCTGTTGGTGTTCGAGCCGGGTGAGCCACTGCGTTTGCGGATGTTCAACCCGGACGGCACAGAGGACTTTTGTGGCAACGGATTGATCTGCGCCGGGGCATACGCATGGCTCACGGGTGCCGTCCATCGGCAGGAGTTTGCGATTCGTCACGGGGAGTCGGACGTTCCGATCGCGCTGAAAGTGGACGCCGGCGAGCCACTTGCGGTGACGATCAGTCTGCCTGAACCGTCCCGCCTCGCGAGTTCCATCCCGATCTCGCTGCCCGATCCGTTGCCCGCCGAAGTCCTACTGCCCGACTTTCCACATCCCATCCGTCCGGTGTCCACGGGCACCGCGCACTCGGTGATCATCATAGACTCGCTGCCCGAGAATACTGAATTCGAGATGCTCAGCCGCCAACTGGAGAACCACCCTGTCTTCCCGGAGCGCACCTCGGTGGAGTGGGTGCAGGTCCTGGCTCCAGGCAGCGTGCGAGTGCGGATTTGGGAGCGTGGGGTAGGCGAAACACTCGGATGTGGGACCGGCTCGGCCGCAGTAGCCGCGGTCACCTATGGGCTGTTGCATCAGGGCGATCTGTGCGTGGTCTCGAAGGGCGGAATGCTTGCGGTGCGCTGGCTCGGAAGCGGCCCCGTTTTCGTCACCGGCCAGCCGCAAATCGAAGCGATGTAG
- a CDS encoding class I SAM-dependent methyltransferase — protein MSTEIVELFEPDGTSRGLYDSRNRLNDLTGREWVFSTRSVIPKAYPPSFQFELRSRHGGQKPPELCAELIRTFTKRGGSVLDPFMGVGGTLLGASVMGRRAVGIEIERRWVDIYQEVCRREGLAPQETHVGDCLQVLPSLRGPFDFVLTDVPFWNMDTAKRSNGKWKRFGQEAEERRLRKKLSRFNEREIRGKREWLEEMTTAFSHCLELLRPKGYCAIMVGDMYQGGRYHLLSADLANSLEGVGWVLKADIVWYDVSKQLHLYGYRYAFIPSIVHQHILVLRKE, from the coding sequence ATGTCGACTGAGATTGTGGAGCTATTCGAACCCGACGGCACCAGCCGAGGACTCTACGACTCGCGCAACCGACTGAATGATCTTACGGGACGCGAGTGGGTGTTCTCGACGCGCTCGGTGATCCCCAAGGCATATCCGCCATCGTTTCAGTTCGAACTCCGCAGTCGGCACGGTGGCCAGAAGCCGCCAGAGCTGTGCGCGGAGTTGATCCGGACCTTCACCAAACGTGGGGGGAGCGTTCTGGACCCGTTCATGGGGGTCGGCGGGACCCTGCTCGGGGCCTCGGTCATGGGACGGCGTGCCGTCGGGATCGAGATCGAGCGGCGGTGGGTAGACATCTACCAGGAGGTCTGCCGACGCGAGGGCTTGGCGCCACAGGAGACACATGTCGGCGACTGCCTCCAGGTGCTGCCGTCGCTCCGAGGACCGTTCGACTTCGTGCTAACGGACGTCCCTTTCTGGAACATGGATACGGCCAAACGCTCCAACGGAAAGTGGAAGAGGTTCGGGCAAGAGGCCGAGGAGAGGCGCCTGCGCAAGAAGCTGAGTCGCTTCAACGAGAGGGAAATTCGGGGCAAGAGGGAGTGGCTGGAGGAGATGACCACTGCATTCTCACACTGCCTCGAACTGCTGCGACCGAAGGGATACTGCGCCATTATGGTAGGCGACATGTACCAAGGAGGACGTTATCACCTTCTATCGGCTGACCTTGCCAACTCGTTGGAAGGTGTAGGCTGGGTGCTGAAGGCCGACATCGTCTGGTACGATGTGAGTAAGCAACTCCACCTGTACGGCTATCGATACGCATTTATCCCGAGCATCGTCCACCAGCACATTTTGGTATTGAGGAAGGAATGA